One stretch of Mastomys coucha isolate ucsf_1 unplaced genomic scaffold, UCSF_Mcou_1 pScaffold12, whole genome shotgun sequence DNA includes these proteins:
- the Ubn1 gene encoding ubinuclein-1 isoform X1, with the protein MSEPHRVQFTSLPGSLNPAFLKKSRKEEVGGTEQHQDCEPAAAAVRITLTLFEPDHKRCPEFFYPELVKNIRGKGKGLHPGDKKKEVLDPFNDEEKERHKVEALARKFEEKYGGKKRRKDRIQDLIDMGYGYDESDSFIDNSEAYDELVPASLTTKYGGFYINSGTLQFRQASESEDDFIKEKKKKSPKKRKLKEGGEKIKKKKKDDTYDKEKKSKKSKFSKTGFTALNASKEKKKKKYSGSLSVKEMLKKFQKEKEAQKKREEEHKPVAVSSIEAQSLRELEGTSDPLLSLFGSTSDNDLLQAATAMDSLTDLDLEQLLSESPEGSPFRDTDDGSDSLGVGVDQEFRQPSSFPEGLPTPLEKRVKELAQAARAAEGESKQKFFTQDINGILLDIEVQTRELTSQIRSGVFAYLASFLPCSKDALVKRARKLHLYEQGGRLKEPLQKLKDAIGRAMPEQVAKYQDECQAHTQAKVAKMLEEEKDKEQRERICSDEEEDEEKGGRRIMGPRKKFQWNDEIRELLCQVVKIKLESRDLERNSKAQAWEDCVKAFLDAEVKPLWPKGWMQARTLFKESRRGHGHLTSLLAKKKVIAPSKIKMKESSVKLPSGQHGGPTALLSEHQGGGLSTGANSREHPSQAACGLTDPGPVTLEDSLHEDLVRNPASSVDAVSKELAVLNSRATNSSEFTLPAPSKAPSEKVVGVLCTEEKRNFAKPSSSAPPPTNALQSPLNFLAEQALALGQSSQEKKPEGSGYKELSCQAPLSKGMPELHQSKAKHHSLPRTSHGPQAAAPVPGPQVKVFHAGTQQQKSFTPPSPFVNKLQGPKATSPQCHRSLLQLVKTAAKGQAFHATMPASSGSSPASSSSAHKTTVSNSTTISHPAKLHPTSSVGPSYKNNPFAGSVSKHGSSSSSPSPGGAAQVQSSVSGTLLPGVQPPSAGQPASRAAPSSAVKKTPVTQKLTLVAPPGGPNGDSGGGTQGVAKLLTSSLKPAAVSSVTSSTSLPKGTGGAVLLPNNSSLSLLSSSYKSNNPKLPGAMNSNSLGIITPFPLHVLSFSADSSAKAGVSKDAIVTGPAPGTFHHGLSHSLLAGLHSSPPHTAPLPHAAVSTHVPQSLPAIRRVRDIIQWLSICLAYIKPSVHYQYLEEKKKNQKSNYAKCFTASWERSCCTEEIVTLWRMELNDVGLGGSPTCMSLITDTCCALLAHCFSSGAGVSLKWSTS; encoded by the exons AAAAAAGAGGTCTTGGATCCTTTcaatgatgaagaaaaagaaaggcataaGGTGGAGGCCCTTGCAcggaaatttgaagaaaaatat GGTGGAAAGAAACGTAGGAAAGATCGAATACAGGATTTGATTGATATGGGGTATGGCTATGATGAGTCGGATTCTTTCATTGATAACTCTGAGGCG taTGATGAACTTGTTCCTGCTTCTTTGACTACAAAGTATGGAGGATTTTACATCAACTCAGGAACCTTGCAGTTTAGACAGGCTTCAGAGTCTGAAGATgatttcattaaagaaaagaagaaaaaatctcCCAAG AAGCGGAAGTTGAAGGAAGGTGgtgaaaagataaaaaagaagaaaaaagatgacaCTTATGACAAGGAGAAGAAATCGAAAAAGTCCAAGTTTTCCAAAACCGG CTTCACAGCCCTCAATGCCagtaaggagaaaaagaagaagaagtactCTGGGTCATTAAGTGTTAAAGAGATGCTCAAGAAatttcagaaggagaaagaggctcagaaaaagagagaggaggagcataAACCTGTAGCTGTGTCATCAATAGAAGCTCAGAGCCTGAGGGAACTGGAGGGCACTTCTGACCCATTGCTTTCACTCTTTGGCTCTACTTCTGACAATGACTTGCTCCAAGCTGCCACTGCCATGGACTCCCTGACGGATCTGGACTTGGAGCAATTGCTCAGTGAGTCTCCAGAAGGAAGCCCTTTCCGAGATACGGATGATGGAAGTGATTCCCTTGGGGTGGGagtggatcaggagttcaggcagCCCTCTTCCTTCCCTGAAGGCCTCCCAACACCCCTGGAGAAGCGTGTTAAGGAGCTGGCTCAG GCTGCCAGAGCTGCTGAGGGAGAGAGCAAACAGAAGTTCTTCACTCAAGATATTAATGGCATCCTGCTAGA CATAGAGGTGCAAACTCGGGAGCTGACTAGCCAAATCCGTTCTGGGGTGTTTGCCTATCTGGCTTCATTTCTGCCCTGCAGCAAGGATGCTCTAGTCAAACGTGCTCGGAAACTTCACCTCTACGAACAG GGTGGGCGCTTGAAAGAGCCACTCCAGAAACTCAAGGATGCCATTGGTAGGGCTATGCCTGAGCAGGTGGCCAAGTACCAGGATGAatgccaagcacacacacaagcaaaggtTGCTAA GatgctggaagaagagaaagacaaggagCAGAGAGAACGAATTTGTTCTGatgaagaagaggatgaagaaaaggGGGGCCGGAGAATAATGGGACCCCGGAAGAAATTCCAATGGAATGATGAAATCAG GGAGCTTCTGTGCCAGGTGGTGAAGATCAAGCTGGAAAGCCGTGATCTGGAGAGGAACAGCAAGGCCCAGGCCTGGGAGGACTGTGTGAAAGCTTTTCTGGATGCTGAGGTCAAGCCTCTCTGGCCCAAAGGCTGGATGCAGGCCAG GACTCTATTTAAGGAGAGCCGACGAGGCCATGGGCACCTGACATCACTTCT GGCCAAAAAGAAAGTAATAGCTCCCTCAAAAATCAAGATGAAG gAATCATCTGTTAAGCTCCCGTCAGGACAGCACGGTGGTCCCACTGCTCTGCTCTCAGAGCATCAGGGTGGAGGCCTGAGCACTGGGGCTAACAGCAGGGAGCACCCGTCCCAGGCAGCTTGTGGCCTCACTGACCCTGGGCCTGTCACCCTGGAGGACTCACTGCATGAAGACTTGGTCCGGAATCCAGCCTCCTCTGTGGATGCTGTGTCTAAGGAGCTGGCTGTATTGAACAGCAGAGCAACCAACAGCTCTGAATTCACACTGCCTGCACCCTCCAAAGCACCATCAGAAAAAGTTGTTGGTGTTTTGTGTACAGAAGAGAAACGGAACTTTGCAAAGCCCAGTTCTTCTGCACCACCCCCAACAAATGCTCTGCAGTCACCTCTCAATTTTTTGGCTGAGCAGGCGCTAGCACTGGGGCAGTCCTCTCAGGAGAAAAAGCCAGAGGGTTCTGGCTACAAAGAGCTATCCTGTCAGGCTCCTCTTAGCAAGGGTATGCCTGAATTGCACCAGTCCAAAGCAAAGCACCACAGCTTGCCACGGACGTCTCATGGACCCCAGGCAGCAGCTCCTGTGCCTGGTCCCCAAGTCAAAGTCTTTCATGCAGGCACTCAACAGCAGAAAAGCTTCACACCCCCATCCCCATTTGTCAACAAGCTGCAAGGCCCAAAGGCCACCTCTCCACAGTGTCATCGTTCCCTCCTACAGCTGGTAAAGACAGCAGCCAAAGGCCAGGCCTTCCATGCCACTATGCCAGCTTCCTCTGGAAGTTCACCAGCCTCCAGCAGCAGTGCTCATAAGACAACAGTCTCAAATTCTACCACCATCAGCCATCCAGCAAAGCTGCATCCCACCAGCTCTGTGGGGCCATCTTATAAGAATAACCCCTTTGCTGGCTCAGTCTCTAAACATGGCTCTTCTTCTAGCAGCCCATCACCTGGAGGAGCAGCCCAAGTGCAGAGCTCTGTTTCTGGGACCTTGCTCCCTGGTGTGCAGCCTCCCTCGGCAGGACAGCCTGCTAGCCGAGCTGCCCCAAGTTCTGCTGTGAAAAAAACACCTGTTACTCAGAAGCTGACCCTTGTGGCTCCGCCTGGAGGTCCAAATGGAGATTCTGGTGGTgggacccagggagtggcaaaaTTACTGACTTCCTCCCTGAAGCCTGCTGCAGTTAGTAGTGTGACATCGTCTACCTCCTTGCCA AAAGGAACTGGCGGGGCAGTGCTGCTGCCCAACAACTCTTCCTTAAGCCTGCTGTCTTCATCCTATAAGTCCAACAACCCCAAGCTTCCGGGGGCTATGAATTCAAACTCACTGGGAATCATAACCCCATTTCCACTTCATGTACTCTCCTTCAGTGCAGACTCCTCTGCCAAAGCAGGAGTCTCTAAGGATGCCATTGTCACAGGTCCAGCCCCTGGGACCTTCCACCATGGCCTCAGCCACA GTCTTCTGGCTGGCTTGCACTCCAGCCCACCCCACACAGCGCCTCTCCCACATGCTGCTGTGTCTACCCATGTCCCACAGAGTCTGCCAG CTATCAGAAGAGTTAGAGATATCATTCAGTGGTTGAGCATTTGCCTGGCATATATAAAGCCCAGTGTCCATTACCAGTACCtcgaggagaaaaagaaaaatcagaagagCAACTATGCAAA ATGCTTCACAGCTTCATGGGAAAGGTCCTGTTGTACCGAGGAAATTGTGACACTTTGGAGGATGGAACTGAATGACGTAGGTCTAGGAGGAAGCCCAACATGTATGTCTCTGATAACAGACACTTGCTGTGCTCTTCTTGCCCACTGCTTTTCTTCTGGAGCAGGCGTGAGTTTGAAATGGAGCACTTCTTAG
- the Ubn1 gene encoding ubinuclein-1 isoform X3: protein MSEPHRVQFTSLPGSLNPAFLKKSRKEEVGGTEQHQDCEPAAAAVRITLTLFEPDHKRCPEFFYPELVKNIRGKGKGLHPGDKKKEVLDPFNDEEKERHKVEALARKFEEKYGGKKRRKDRIQDLIDMGYGYDESDSFIDNSEAYDELVPASLTTKYGGFYINSGTLQFRQASESEDDFIKEKKKKSPKKRKLKEGGEKIKKKKKDDTYDKEKKSKKSKFSKTGFTALNASKEKKKKKYSGSLSVKEMLKKFQKEKEAQKKREEEHKPVAVSSIEAQSLRELEGTSDPLLSLFGSTSDNDLLQAATAMDSLTDLDLEQLLSESPEGSPFRDTDDGSDSLGVGVDQEFRQPSSFPEGLPTPLEKRVKELAQAARAAEGESKQKFFTQDINGILLDIEVQTRELTSQIRSGVFAYLASFLPCSKDALVKRARKLHLYEQGGRLKEPLQKLKDAIGRAMPEQVAKYQDECQAHTQAKVAKMLEEEKDKEQRERICSDEEEDEEKGGRRIMGPRKKFQWNDEIRELLCQVVKIKLESRDLERNSKAQAWEDCVKAFLDAEVKPLWPKGWMQARTLFKESRRGHGHLTSLLAKKKVIAPSKIKMKESSVKLPSGQHGGPTALLSEHQGGGLSTGANSREHPSQAACGLTDPGPVTLEDSLHEDLVRNPASSVDAVSKELAVLNSRATNSSEFTLPAPSKAPSEKVVGVLCTEEKRNFAKPSSSAPPPTNALQSPLNFLAEQALALGQSSQEKKPEGSGYKELSCQAPLSKGMPELHQSKAKHHSLPRTSHGPQAAAPVPGPQVKVFHAGTQQQKSFTPPSPFVNKLQGPKATSPQCHRSLLQLVKTAAKGQAFHATMPASSGSSPASSSSAHKTTVSNSTTISHPAKLHPTSSVGPSYKNNPFAGSVSKHGSSSSSPSPGGAAQVQSSVSGTLLPGVQPPSAGQPASRAAPSSAVKKTPVTQKLTLVAPPGGPNGDSGGGTQGVAKLLTSSLKPAAVSSVTSSTSLPKGTGGAVLLPNNSSLSLLSSSYKSNNPKLPGAMNSNSLGIITPFPLHVLSFSADSSAKAGVSKDAIVTGPAPGTFHHGLSHNASQLHGKGPVVPRKL, encoded by the exons AAAAAAGAGGTCTTGGATCCTTTcaatgatgaagaaaaagaaaggcataaGGTGGAGGCCCTTGCAcggaaatttgaagaaaaatat GGTGGAAAGAAACGTAGGAAAGATCGAATACAGGATTTGATTGATATGGGGTATGGCTATGATGAGTCGGATTCTTTCATTGATAACTCTGAGGCG taTGATGAACTTGTTCCTGCTTCTTTGACTACAAAGTATGGAGGATTTTACATCAACTCAGGAACCTTGCAGTTTAGACAGGCTTCAGAGTCTGAAGATgatttcattaaagaaaagaagaaaaaatctcCCAAG AAGCGGAAGTTGAAGGAAGGTGgtgaaaagataaaaaagaagaaaaaagatgacaCTTATGACAAGGAGAAGAAATCGAAAAAGTCCAAGTTTTCCAAAACCGG CTTCACAGCCCTCAATGCCagtaaggagaaaaagaagaagaagtactCTGGGTCATTAAGTGTTAAAGAGATGCTCAAGAAatttcagaaggagaaagaggctcagaaaaagagagaggaggagcataAACCTGTAGCTGTGTCATCAATAGAAGCTCAGAGCCTGAGGGAACTGGAGGGCACTTCTGACCCATTGCTTTCACTCTTTGGCTCTACTTCTGACAATGACTTGCTCCAAGCTGCCACTGCCATGGACTCCCTGACGGATCTGGACTTGGAGCAATTGCTCAGTGAGTCTCCAGAAGGAAGCCCTTTCCGAGATACGGATGATGGAAGTGATTCCCTTGGGGTGGGagtggatcaggagttcaggcagCCCTCTTCCTTCCCTGAAGGCCTCCCAACACCCCTGGAGAAGCGTGTTAAGGAGCTGGCTCAG GCTGCCAGAGCTGCTGAGGGAGAGAGCAAACAGAAGTTCTTCACTCAAGATATTAATGGCATCCTGCTAGA CATAGAGGTGCAAACTCGGGAGCTGACTAGCCAAATCCGTTCTGGGGTGTTTGCCTATCTGGCTTCATTTCTGCCCTGCAGCAAGGATGCTCTAGTCAAACGTGCTCGGAAACTTCACCTCTACGAACAG GGTGGGCGCTTGAAAGAGCCACTCCAGAAACTCAAGGATGCCATTGGTAGGGCTATGCCTGAGCAGGTGGCCAAGTACCAGGATGAatgccaagcacacacacaagcaaaggtTGCTAA GatgctggaagaagagaaagacaaggagCAGAGAGAACGAATTTGTTCTGatgaagaagaggatgaagaaaaggGGGGCCGGAGAATAATGGGACCCCGGAAGAAATTCCAATGGAATGATGAAATCAG GGAGCTTCTGTGCCAGGTGGTGAAGATCAAGCTGGAAAGCCGTGATCTGGAGAGGAACAGCAAGGCCCAGGCCTGGGAGGACTGTGTGAAAGCTTTTCTGGATGCTGAGGTCAAGCCTCTCTGGCCCAAAGGCTGGATGCAGGCCAG GACTCTATTTAAGGAGAGCCGACGAGGCCATGGGCACCTGACATCACTTCT GGCCAAAAAGAAAGTAATAGCTCCCTCAAAAATCAAGATGAAG gAATCATCTGTTAAGCTCCCGTCAGGACAGCACGGTGGTCCCACTGCTCTGCTCTCAGAGCATCAGGGTGGAGGCCTGAGCACTGGGGCTAACAGCAGGGAGCACCCGTCCCAGGCAGCTTGTGGCCTCACTGACCCTGGGCCTGTCACCCTGGAGGACTCACTGCATGAAGACTTGGTCCGGAATCCAGCCTCCTCTGTGGATGCTGTGTCTAAGGAGCTGGCTGTATTGAACAGCAGAGCAACCAACAGCTCTGAATTCACACTGCCTGCACCCTCCAAAGCACCATCAGAAAAAGTTGTTGGTGTTTTGTGTACAGAAGAGAAACGGAACTTTGCAAAGCCCAGTTCTTCTGCACCACCCCCAACAAATGCTCTGCAGTCACCTCTCAATTTTTTGGCTGAGCAGGCGCTAGCACTGGGGCAGTCCTCTCAGGAGAAAAAGCCAGAGGGTTCTGGCTACAAAGAGCTATCCTGTCAGGCTCCTCTTAGCAAGGGTATGCCTGAATTGCACCAGTCCAAAGCAAAGCACCACAGCTTGCCACGGACGTCTCATGGACCCCAGGCAGCAGCTCCTGTGCCTGGTCCCCAAGTCAAAGTCTTTCATGCAGGCACTCAACAGCAGAAAAGCTTCACACCCCCATCCCCATTTGTCAACAAGCTGCAAGGCCCAAAGGCCACCTCTCCACAGTGTCATCGTTCCCTCCTACAGCTGGTAAAGACAGCAGCCAAAGGCCAGGCCTTCCATGCCACTATGCCAGCTTCCTCTGGAAGTTCACCAGCCTCCAGCAGCAGTGCTCATAAGACAACAGTCTCAAATTCTACCACCATCAGCCATCCAGCAAAGCTGCATCCCACCAGCTCTGTGGGGCCATCTTATAAGAATAACCCCTTTGCTGGCTCAGTCTCTAAACATGGCTCTTCTTCTAGCAGCCCATCACCTGGAGGAGCAGCCCAAGTGCAGAGCTCTGTTTCTGGGACCTTGCTCCCTGGTGTGCAGCCTCCCTCGGCAGGACAGCCTGCTAGCCGAGCTGCCCCAAGTTCTGCTGTGAAAAAAACACCTGTTACTCAGAAGCTGACCCTTGTGGCTCCGCCTGGAGGTCCAAATGGAGATTCTGGTGGTgggacccagggagtggcaaaaTTACTGACTTCCTCCCTGAAGCCTGCTGCAGTTAGTAGTGTGACATCGTCTACCTCCTTGCCA AAAGGAACTGGCGGGGCAGTGCTGCTGCCCAACAACTCTTCCTTAAGCCTGCTGTCTTCATCCTATAAGTCCAACAACCCCAAGCTTCCGGGGGCTATGAATTCAAACTCACTGGGAATCATAACCCCATTTCCACTTCATGTACTCTCCTTCAGTGCAGACTCCTCTGCCAAAGCAGGAGTCTCTAAGGATGCCATTGTCACAGGTCCAGCCCCTGGGACCTTCCACCATGGCCTCAGCCACA ATGCTTCACAGCTTCATGGGAAAGGTCCTGTTGTACCGAGGAAATTGTGA
- the Ubn1 gene encoding ubinuclein-1 isoform X2, producing MSEPHRVQFTSLPGSLNPAFLKKSRKEEVGGTEQHQDCEPAAAAVRITLTLFEPDHKRCPEFFYPELVKNIRGKGKGLHPGDKKKEVLDPFNDEEKERHKVEALARKFEEKYGGKKRRKDRIQDLIDMGYGYDESDSFIDNSEAYDELVPASLTTKYGGFYINSGTLQFRQASESEDDFIKEKKKKSPKKRKLKEGGEKIKKKKKDDTYDKEKKSKKSKFSKTGFTALNASKEKKKKKYSGSLSVKEMLKKFQKEKEAQKKREEEHKPVAVSSIEAQSLRELEGTSDPLLSLFGSTSDNDLLQAATAMDSLTDLDLEQLLSESPEGSPFRDTDDGSDSLGVGVDQEFRQPSSFPEGLPTPLEKRVKELAQAARAAEGESKQKFFTQDINGILLDIEVQTRELTSQIRSGVFAYLASFLPCSKDALVKRARKLHLYEQGGRLKEPLQKLKDAIGRAMPEQVAKYQDECQAHTQAKVAKMLEEEKDKEQRERICSDEEEDEEKGGRRIMGPRKKFQWNDEIRELLCQVVKIKLESRDLERNSKAQAWEDCVKAFLDAEVKPLWPKGWMQARTLFKESRRGHGHLTSLLAKKKVIAPSKIKMKESSVKLPSGQHGGPTALLSEHQGGGLSTGANSREHPSQAACGLTDPGPVTLEDSLHEDLVRNPASSVDAVSKELAVLNSRATNSSEFTLPAPSKAPSEKVVGVLCTEEKRNFAKPSSSAPPPTNALQSPLNFLAEQALALGQSSQEKKPEGSGYKELSCQAPLSKGMPELHQSKAKHHSLPRTSHGPQAAAPVPGPQVKVFHAGTQQQKSFTPPSPFVNKLQGPKATSPQCHRSLLQLVKTAAKGQAFHATMPASSGSSPASSSSAHKTTVSNSTTISHPAKLHPTSSVGPSYKNNPFAGSVSKHGSSSSSPSPGGAAQVQSSVSGTLLPGVQPPSAGQPASRAAPSSAVKKTPVTQKLTLVAPPGGPNGDSGGGTQGVAKLLTSSLKPAAVSSVTSSTSLPKGTGGAVLLPNNSSLSLLSSSYKSNNPKLPGAMNSNSLGIITPFPLHVLSFSADSSAKAGVSKDAIVTGPAPGTFHHGLSHSLLAGLHSSPPHTAPLPHAAVSTHVPQSLPDASQLHGKGPVVPRKL from the exons AAAAAAGAGGTCTTGGATCCTTTcaatgatgaagaaaaagaaaggcataaGGTGGAGGCCCTTGCAcggaaatttgaagaaaaatat GGTGGAAAGAAACGTAGGAAAGATCGAATACAGGATTTGATTGATATGGGGTATGGCTATGATGAGTCGGATTCTTTCATTGATAACTCTGAGGCG taTGATGAACTTGTTCCTGCTTCTTTGACTACAAAGTATGGAGGATTTTACATCAACTCAGGAACCTTGCAGTTTAGACAGGCTTCAGAGTCTGAAGATgatttcattaaagaaaagaagaaaaaatctcCCAAG AAGCGGAAGTTGAAGGAAGGTGgtgaaaagataaaaaagaagaaaaaagatgacaCTTATGACAAGGAGAAGAAATCGAAAAAGTCCAAGTTTTCCAAAACCGG CTTCACAGCCCTCAATGCCagtaaggagaaaaagaagaagaagtactCTGGGTCATTAAGTGTTAAAGAGATGCTCAAGAAatttcagaaggagaaagaggctcagaaaaagagagaggaggagcataAACCTGTAGCTGTGTCATCAATAGAAGCTCAGAGCCTGAGGGAACTGGAGGGCACTTCTGACCCATTGCTTTCACTCTTTGGCTCTACTTCTGACAATGACTTGCTCCAAGCTGCCACTGCCATGGACTCCCTGACGGATCTGGACTTGGAGCAATTGCTCAGTGAGTCTCCAGAAGGAAGCCCTTTCCGAGATACGGATGATGGAAGTGATTCCCTTGGGGTGGGagtggatcaggagttcaggcagCCCTCTTCCTTCCCTGAAGGCCTCCCAACACCCCTGGAGAAGCGTGTTAAGGAGCTGGCTCAG GCTGCCAGAGCTGCTGAGGGAGAGAGCAAACAGAAGTTCTTCACTCAAGATATTAATGGCATCCTGCTAGA CATAGAGGTGCAAACTCGGGAGCTGACTAGCCAAATCCGTTCTGGGGTGTTTGCCTATCTGGCTTCATTTCTGCCCTGCAGCAAGGATGCTCTAGTCAAACGTGCTCGGAAACTTCACCTCTACGAACAG GGTGGGCGCTTGAAAGAGCCACTCCAGAAACTCAAGGATGCCATTGGTAGGGCTATGCCTGAGCAGGTGGCCAAGTACCAGGATGAatgccaagcacacacacaagcaaaggtTGCTAA GatgctggaagaagagaaagacaaggagCAGAGAGAACGAATTTGTTCTGatgaagaagaggatgaagaaaaggGGGGCCGGAGAATAATGGGACCCCGGAAGAAATTCCAATGGAATGATGAAATCAG GGAGCTTCTGTGCCAGGTGGTGAAGATCAAGCTGGAAAGCCGTGATCTGGAGAGGAACAGCAAGGCCCAGGCCTGGGAGGACTGTGTGAAAGCTTTTCTGGATGCTGAGGTCAAGCCTCTCTGGCCCAAAGGCTGGATGCAGGCCAG GACTCTATTTAAGGAGAGCCGACGAGGCCATGGGCACCTGACATCACTTCT GGCCAAAAAGAAAGTAATAGCTCCCTCAAAAATCAAGATGAAG gAATCATCTGTTAAGCTCCCGTCAGGACAGCACGGTGGTCCCACTGCTCTGCTCTCAGAGCATCAGGGTGGAGGCCTGAGCACTGGGGCTAACAGCAGGGAGCACCCGTCCCAGGCAGCTTGTGGCCTCACTGACCCTGGGCCTGTCACCCTGGAGGACTCACTGCATGAAGACTTGGTCCGGAATCCAGCCTCCTCTGTGGATGCTGTGTCTAAGGAGCTGGCTGTATTGAACAGCAGAGCAACCAACAGCTCTGAATTCACACTGCCTGCACCCTCCAAAGCACCATCAGAAAAAGTTGTTGGTGTTTTGTGTACAGAAGAGAAACGGAACTTTGCAAAGCCCAGTTCTTCTGCACCACCCCCAACAAATGCTCTGCAGTCACCTCTCAATTTTTTGGCTGAGCAGGCGCTAGCACTGGGGCAGTCCTCTCAGGAGAAAAAGCCAGAGGGTTCTGGCTACAAAGAGCTATCCTGTCAGGCTCCTCTTAGCAAGGGTATGCCTGAATTGCACCAGTCCAAAGCAAAGCACCACAGCTTGCCACGGACGTCTCATGGACCCCAGGCAGCAGCTCCTGTGCCTGGTCCCCAAGTCAAAGTCTTTCATGCAGGCACTCAACAGCAGAAAAGCTTCACACCCCCATCCCCATTTGTCAACAAGCTGCAAGGCCCAAAGGCCACCTCTCCACAGTGTCATCGTTCCCTCCTACAGCTGGTAAAGACAGCAGCCAAAGGCCAGGCCTTCCATGCCACTATGCCAGCTTCCTCTGGAAGTTCACCAGCCTCCAGCAGCAGTGCTCATAAGACAACAGTCTCAAATTCTACCACCATCAGCCATCCAGCAAAGCTGCATCCCACCAGCTCTGTGGGGCCATCTTATAAGAATAACCCCTTTGCTGGCTCAGTCTCTAAACATGGCTCTTCTTCTAGCAGCCCATCACCTGGAGGAGCAGCCCAAGTGCAGAGCTCTGTTTCTGGGACCTTGCTCCCTGGTGTGCAGCCTCCCTCGGCAGGACAGCCTGCTAGCCGAGCTGCCCCAAGTTCTGCTGTGAAAAAAACACCTGTTACTCAGAAGCTGACCCTTGTGGCTCCGCCTGGAGGTCCAAATGGAGATTCTGGTGGTgggacccagggagtggcaaaaTTACTGACTTCCTCCCTGAAGCCTGCTGCAGTTAGTAGTGTGACATCGTCTACCTCCTTGCCA AAAGGAACTGGCGGGGCAGTGCTGCTGCCCAACAACTCTTCCTTAAGCCTGCTGTCTTCATCCTATAAGTCCAACAACCCCAAGCTTCCGGGGGCTATGAATTCAAACTCACTGGGAATCATAACCCCATTTCCACTTCATGTACTCTCCTTCAGTGCAGACTCCTCTGCCAAAGCAGGAGTCTCTAAGGATGCCATTGTCACAGGTCCAGCCCCTGGGACCTTCCACCATGGCCTCAGCCACA GTCTTCTGGCTGGCTTGCACTCCAGCCCACCCCACACAGCGCCTCTCCCACATGCTGCTGTGTCTACCCATGTCCCACAGAGTCTGCCAG ATGCTTCACAGCTTCATGGGAAAGGTCCTGTTGTACCGAGGAAATTGTGA